A DNA window from Longimicrobiales bacterium contains the following coding sequences:
- a CDS encoding chemotaxis protein CheD, whose product MTDEKRRSRRILAEFRAEAVDHVPVHIGDVKVADGSSLLFTVGLGSCVAIALYDPYERIGGLAHAMLPHPDTGRRDAPPGRFATTAVSALVESMEVRGASRRRLYARLAGGASMFRDILDREGLKLGRRNVDAAHDALSSLGIPVRGEDVLGTYGRSVFLRTSDGQLLVTSVNHDDVLI is encoded by the coding sequence ATGACGGACGAGAAGCGGCGCTCGCGGCGTATCCTGGCGGAGTTCCGTGCGGAGGCGGTGGATCACGTGCCGGTCCATATCGGCGATGTGAAAGTGGCGGACGGGTCGAGCCTGCTGTTCACTGTCGGCCTCGGCTCCTGTGTGGCGATCGCCCTGTACGACCCCTATGAGCGCATCGGCGGTCTGGCGCACGCCATGCTGCCCCACCCGGATACCGGCCGGCGGGATGCGCCTCCCGGCCGGTTCGCGACCACGGCCGTCAGCGCGCTCGTCGAATCGATGGAGGTGCGTGGTGCATCACGAAGACGGTTGTACGCCAGACTCGCGGGCGGCGCCTCGATGTTTCGCGACATTCTCGATCGTGAAGGGCTGAAGCTGGGCCGGCGCAATGTCGACGCCGCACACGACGCGCTGTCGAGCCTGGGCATTCCGGTCCGGGGTGAGGATGTGCTCGGGACGTATGGCCGCTCCGTGTTCCTGCGCACCAGTGATGGTCAGCTTCTGGTCACCTCCGTGAACCACGACGATGTCCTCATCTGA
- the cheB gene encoding chemotaxis-specific protein-glutamate methyltransferase CheB, translated as MSSSERRVRRVLIADDSELMRSMLREQIMHTGGFEIAGEAATGYQVIRMVHELDPDIITLDLAMPDLGGVEALDYILSQAPRPVIIISAHDRSLADPALNAMVSGAAVEFVTKPNGSSIEEAVAFRNRLYQALRAAAVAHLLNLPRRIQLAQSKVPRAPGTAPPARCAVVIGASTGGPRALAEIVPRLAADTPAAVFIVQHMPPLFTSAFARRLDQICALPVREAEDGETVHEGVVYVARGGFHLDLQRDAGEVRIVLSDAAPVWNVRPAADVLFRAVARTFGPASVGVVLTGMGRDGADGLRAIAEVGGSTLAQDEESSVIASMPRAAAPHAQRIVSLSELGGEIVRQALLRSRARAG; from the coding sequence ATGTCCTCATCTGAGCGCCGCGTGCGCCGCGTCCTGATCGCGGATGACAGTGAGCTGATGCGGTCCATGCTGCGCGAGCAGATCATGCACACGGGCGGCTTCGAGATTGCCGGTGAAGCGGCGACGGGGTACCAGGTGATCCGAATGGTGCACGAGCTCGATCCGGACATCATTACACTGGATCTCGCGATGCCCGATCTCGGCGGCGTCGAGGCACTCGACTACATACTGAGTCAGGCTCCCCGTCCGGTGATCATCATCTCCGCGCACGACCGCAGCCTGGCGGATCCCGCGCTCAATGCCATGGTCTCCGGCGCCGCCGTCGAGTTCGTGACCAAGCCGAACGGCAGCTCGATCGAGGAAGCGGTCGCGTTCCGTAACCGTCTCTATCAGGCCCTCCGCGCCGCTGCGGTGGCGCATCTTCTGAATCTGCCGCGCCGCATTCAGCTGGCACAGAGCAAGGTGCCCCGAGCACCGGGTACTGCTCCCCCTGCGCGCTGCGCCGTAGTGATCGGTGCGTCGACAGGCGGGCCGCGCGCATTGGCCGAGATCGTACCCCGGCTCGCCGCGGACACGCCGGCCGCCGTATTCATCGTGCAGCACATGCCGCCGCTGTTCACATCGGCGTTCGCGCGGCGGCTCGATCAGATCTGCGCACTCCCGGTGCGCGAGGCGGAGGATGGCGAGACCGTGCACGAGGGTGTGGTATACGTGGCGCGCGGCGGGTTCCATCTCGATCTGCAGCGCGATGCGGGTGAAGTGCGCATCGTGCTGAGCGATGCAGCACCCGTCTGGAATGTGAGGCCGGCCGCCGACGTGCTGTTCCGCGCAGTCGCGCGCACGTTCGGTCCTGCGAGCGTGGGCGTGGTTCTGACGGGCATGGGACGCGATGGTGCCGACGGCCTCAGAGCCATCGCAGAAGTTGGAGGCAGCACCCTCGCGCAGGACGAGGAATCGAGTGTCATCGCAAGCATGCCGCGGGCGGCGGCGCCTCATGCGCAGCGGATTGTCAGTCTGAGCGAGCTCGGCGGCGAGATAGTGCGACAGGCGTTGCTGCGCTCGCGTGCGCGGGCTGGATGA
- a CDS encoding MFS transporter yields the protein MTGAAPAGRRALLLAGIVLVALNLRAGLAGVGPLVGDMREATGLSNTALGFLTTLPLIAFGVVSAFTPVVSRRLGVDRSLALALALIGAGALTRSVAPVILLFAGTLALGTGIALGNVLLPVLVKRDFPHRASSMTSLYSSAMGVGAMLAAGLSVPFARMIGWRGSLAIWGLPAGIALLVWLLHVSRRGRSSDEWRSGARTRRPLGRSVLAWQVAAYMGIQSFTFYVVLAWLPELLQSRGMGPAAAGWMLALSQATGIAGSAIIPLLGGRVQDHRRIVWGLGLVEAVALVGLGVGRLAPLDILWVSLLGFVLGGTFALSLLFLVVRAADAETSAELSGMAQSVGYLIAAAGPATFGLLIDVTGGWTLPVALLVFALLTKMTVGLRAARPGQVQLAGAHIQYPD from the coding sequence GTGACCGGCGCTGCACCGGCGGGCAGGCGCGCACTCCTGCTGGCAGGCATCGTTCTCGTCGCGCTGAATCTCCGAGCCGGCCTTGCGGGCGTCGGGCCGCTGGTCGGTGACATGCGCGAAGCCACCGGTCTCTCGAACACGGCGCTCGGATTTCTGACGACCCTGCCGCTGATCGCGTTCGGTGTCGTTTCGGCGTTCACTCCGGTCGTGAGCAGAAGGCTGGGCGTCGACAGATCGCTCGCGCTGGCGTTGGCGCTCATCGGTGCAGGCGCGCTCACGCGTTCTGTCGCCCCGGTAATCCTGCTGTTCGCCGGGACGCTCGCACTCGGCACCGGCATCGCTCTCGGCAACGTGCTCCTGCCCGTCCTGGTGAAGCGTGACTTTCCTCATCGTGCGAGCTCGATGACGAGCCTGTATTCGAGCGCGATGGGAGTGGGGGCGATGCTCGCGGCGGGTCTGAGCGTGCCTTTCGCGCGCATGATCGGCTGGCGTGGATCGCTCGCGATCTGGGGGCTGCCGGCAGGCATCGCCCTATTGGTATGGCTGCTGCACGTGAGCCGACGCGGGCGAAGCAGCGACGAATGGCGCAGCGGCGCACGCACTCGCCGGCCCCTGGGACGCTCGGTCCTCGCCTGGCAGGTCGCGGCGTATATGGGCATCCAGTCGTTCACGTTCTACGTGGTGCTCGCCTGGCTGCCGGAGCTTCTCCAGAGCCGCGGTATGGGCCCTGCCGCCGCGGGGTGGATGCTGGCGCTATCGCAGGCCACGGGGATCGCAGGGTCGGCGATCATCCCCCTGCTGGGGGGTCGAGTCCAGGATCATCGTCGCATCGTGTGGGGGCTCGGACTGGTGGAGGCGGTTGCCCTGGTCGGGCTCGGTGTCGGCCGCCTGGCGCCACTCGACATTCTGTGGGTGTCGCTGCTCGGCTTCGTGCTGGGAGGCACGTTCGCCCTGTCCCTGCTGTTCCTGGTCGTCCGCGCGGCCGATGCGGAGACGTCGGCGGAATTGTCCGGAATGGCGCAGTCGGTGGGCTACCTGATCGCCGCCGCGGGACCGGCGACGTTCGGACTGCTGATCGATGTCACGGGAGGATGGACGCTGCCCGTCGCGCTGCTGGTGTTTGCGCTTCTCACCAAGATGACTGTCGGCCTGCGCGCAGCGCGACCGGGGCAGGTACAGCTCGCCGGCGCGCACATTCAGTATCCCGACTGA
- a CDS encoding aminopeptidase P N-terminal domain-containing protein translates to MRIVTPFLAFLIAACSQATPPQPVTPAPAPAGDVVLPALPPATPISASEYAARRRTLLDSIGDGVLVVFGGPSPAFDYLPFAQLADFRYLTGIMEPSAAYVAVKRGATVQEHLFVLDRDPAREVWEGARLGPEGAHDRTGIPAQSAPRFEVVLDSLAGAADVLHTTIAPPLEQRLTSDHTHAQQVLSRIRNRYPDLRINTVQKLIRDQRGVKSAAELDRIRRAVHISALAHREAMRSAQPGMNEFEIRALMEYMFRRNGAEGPAYGSIVGSGPNSTTLHYQASDRFMEDGEVLLIDAAASYGGYAADVTRTFPINGTFTPDQRAIYEIVLAAQKAAAAQIRQGATWKELSDAANAEIGNGLARLGLIDAPDATYEVAPDRTERQVRMFYMHGLGHGVGLAVHDPDISQTQGRFAPGSAVTIEPGIYVRSDAFDYLPDTPGNRAMIQRLRPSLERYRNIGVRIEDVFIFDANGVERVSAAAPREIAEIEALMREPGLDDASRRDAIVDWFRGNRGR, encoded by the coding sequence ATGCGCATTGTCACACCCTTCCTCGCCTTCCTGATCGCGGCCTGCTCCCAGGCAACCCCGCCGCAGCCCGTCACACCGGCTCCGGCGCCGGCCGGCGACGTGGTGCTTCCGGCGCTTCCGCCCGCGACACCGATATCAGCCTCTGAATACGCAGCGCGTCGGCGCACCCTGCTCGACAGCATTGGTGACGGCGTGCTCGTGGTGTTCGGCGGGCCGTCGCCGGCGTTCGACTACCTGCCGTTCGCCCAGCTGGCTGACTTCCGCTATCTGACAGGGATCATGGAGCCGTCGGCTGCGTACGTTGCGGTGAAACGCGGCGCTACGGTGCAGGAGCACCTGTTCGTGCTCGATCGTGACCCAGCGCGCGAAGTCTGGGAAGGAGCGCGACTGGGGCCGGAGGGTGCGCATGACCGGACTGGCATACCCGCGCAGTCCGCGCCGCGCTTCGAAGTAGTGCTGGACTCGCTCGCCGGCGCTGCCGACGTGCTTCACACCACGATCGCACCCCCGCTCGAGCAGCGGCTCACGTCCGACCATACTCACGCGCAGCAGGTCCTTTCACGCATCCGTAACCGTTATCCGGATCTGCGCATCAACACCGTACAGAAGCTCATCCGCGACCAGCGCGGTGTGAAGTCAGCCGCCGAGCTGGATCGCATCCGCCGGGCCGTGCACATCTCCGCGCTGGCGCATCGTGAAGCCATGCGCAGTGCACAGCCCGGAATGAACGAGTTCGAGATACGTGCGCTGATGGAATACATGTTCCGGCGCAACGGTGCGGAGGGTCCGGCGTACGGCTCCATCGTCGGCTCCGGTCCGAACTCGACGACACTGCACTACCAGGCGTCGGACCGGTTCATGGAAGACGGCGAGGTGCTGCTGATCGATGCGGCGGCATCGTACGGCGGATACGCCGCCGACGTGACGCGCACGTTTCCGATAAATGGAACGTTCACGCCGGATCAGCGTGCGATCTACGAGATCGTGCTGGCGGCACAGAAAGCCGCTGCCGCACAGATCAGGCAGGGGGCGACGTGGAAGGAACTCAGCGATGCCGCGAACGCGGAGATCGGCAACGGGCTCGCACGACTGGGTCTGATCGATGCTCCCGACGCGACGTACGAAGTGGCGCCGGATCGGACGGAGCGGCAGGTGCGAATGTTCTATATGCACGGGCTCGGACACGGTGTGGGCCTGGCGGTGCATGACCCGGACATTTCGCAGACGCAGGGCCGGTTCGCACCGGGCAGCGCTGTGACCATCGAACCCGGCATCTACGTACGCTCCGACGCGTTCGACTACCTGCCGGACACGCCCGGCAACCGCGCGATGATCCAGCGGCTGCGTCCCTCGCTCGAGCGGTACCGCAATATCGGCGTTCGCATCGAGGATGTGTTCATCTTCGACGCGAACGGCGTCGAGCGCGTGTCCGCCGCGGCGCCGCGGGAGATTGCCGAGATCGAGGCGCTGATGCGCGAGCCCGGTCTGGACGACGCGAGCCGACGCGATGCAATTGTTGACTGGTTCCGCGGCAACCGCGGACGCTGA
- the hemH gene encoding ferrochelatase: MKSAVLLLNFGEPEHPVLEEVVPFLERIFSINDRLEGREGEAARSRAHKLAEMRAPGLIEEYRLIGGSPLRVQADEQTSLLEAELKRRGHDVVCILGMQFTEPFIIDAIRQARSAGAEQVIALPVYPLCGPSTTVAALERVEADMRTQLWSVPVRQISGWHHHPAYLQFRADAILEVAAQNGLSLDDPRTKLVFSAHGTPIKYIEEGSRYDIYVREFCADVARAVGAPDYVIGYQNHTNRPIEWTQPDVEGVIEGIDADHVIVDPVSFMHEQSETLAELDHELKGTADARGLGFHRVPIHHAAPSFISFLADLAVPFLDGAAPEPPAGSEQPWGDCRCKPGAYCLNAERLAQQPTV, encoded by the coding sequence ATGAAGTCCGCAGTTCTGTTGCTGAATTTCGGTGAGCCGGAGCATCCGGTGTTGGAGGAAGTGGTCCCGTTCCTGGAGCGCATCTTCAGCATCAACGACAGGCTGGAAGGTCGTGAAGGGGAAGCGGCACGCTCGCGCGCGCACAAGCTGGCGGAGATGCGCGCGCCGGGGCTCATCGAGGAATACAGGCTGATCGGTGGCTCGCCGCTGCGCGTGCAGGCGGACGAACAGACATCGCTGCTGGAGGCGGAGCTGAAGCGGCGCGGTCATGATGTGGTGTGCATCCTCGGCATGCAGTTCACCGAGCCGTTCATCATCGACGCGATCAGGCAGGCACGCTCGGCGGGGGCGGAGCAGGTCATCGCGCTGCCGGTGTATCCCCTGTGCGGTCCGTCCACCACCGTTGCCGCACTCGAGCGCGTCGAGGCGGACATGCGGACACAGCTGTGGTCCGTACCTGTGCGCCAGATCTCCGGCTGGCACCATCACCCTGCATATCTGCAGTTCAGGGCCGATGCCATCCTCGAGGTGGCCGCGCAGAACGGTCTCTCGCTCGATGACCCGCGCACGAAACTCGTGTTCTCGGCGCACGGCACGCCGATAAAGTACATCGAGGAAGGAAGCCGCTATGATATTTACGTGCGCGAGTTCTGCGCCGATGTGGCGCGGGCTGTCGGCGCGCCCGACTATGTGATTGGCTACCAGAATCACACGAACCGCCCGATCGAGTGGACGCAGCCTGACGTAGAGGGTGTGATCGAGGGGATCGATGCGGATCACGTGATCGTCGATCCCGTGAGCTTCATGCACGAGCAGTCCGAGACACTCGCAGAGCTGGATCATGAGCTGAAGGGAACGGCAGACGCGCGCGGTCTCGGGTTCCACCGCGTGCCGATCCACCACGCGGCGCCATCGTTCATCTCGTTCCTGGCGGACCTGGCAGTGCCGTTCCTCGACGGCGCGGCTCCGGAACCGCCGGCGGGCAGCGAGCAGCCGTGGGGAGACTGCCGATGCAAGCCGGGCGCGTACTGTCTGAACGCGGAACGGCTGGCTCAGCAGCCGACCGTATAG
- the hemG gene encoding protoporphyrinogen oxidase has product MIAIVGGGISGLALAHQLAARGRPFVLLESSDRVGGVMRSGRVDGHLLEWGPQRGRMTTDFAALVDDLDLRDEVITAPPGLPLFVFVRGRLRRVPFSPAAFLRSDILTTRGKLRLLLEPLTAAPRDDESVADFFTRKIGREAYENLAGPLYGGLYASDPRDMVLGLSLRHVLREFRVGRSMLLPLLRRGGTVAPPDACSFREGMETLPRALHARHARHVRLETPVRAIERRGSTYEVTTDDDRIAARHVVITTPARPAAALLAGVAPDASARVATLKYNPLTVVHLHAETDLHGLGYQVSLAEPLVTRGVTWNDSLFGRRNVYTVYLGGAKNPWIADESPARAGEIAVAEFRTATGHDAAVLSVQQERMPAWDRSWSSIQGLSLPAGIHIHANWMARPGIPGRLAVARRLAQSLTA; this is encoded by the coding sequence GTGATAGCGATCGTCGGAGGAGGCATCAGCGGGCTCGCGCTGGCGCACCAGCTCGCCGCCCGCGGTCGGCCGTTCGTGCTGCTGGAGTCGTCCGACCGTGTTGGAGGCGTGATGCGGAGTGGTCGCGTGGACGGGCACCTGCTGGAATGGGGACCGCAACGCGGCCGGATGACGACGGACTTCGCGGCGCTCGTCGACGACCTCGACCTGCGCGACGAGGTGATCACGGCGCCGCCCGGGCTGCCGCTGTTCGTGTTCGTACGGGGACGTCTGCGGCGCGTGCCATTTTCTCCCGCGGCGTTCCTCCGCTCCGACATCCTGACGACGCGCGGCAAGCTGCGACTGCTGCTCGAGCCGTTGACGGCGGCGCCGCGCGACGACGAGTCCGTCGCGGACTTCTTCACCCGCAAGATCGGCCGCGAAGCCTACGAGAACCTTGCGGGCCCGCTGTACGGCGGCCTCTACGCATCCGATCCACGCGACATGGTGCTCGGCCTTTCGCTTCGGCACGTTCTGCGTGAGTTCCGCGTGGGGCGCAGCATGCTGCTGCCGCTGCTGCGCCGCGGCGGCACCGTCGCGCCGCCGGACGCGTGTTCGTTTCGCGAGGGAATGGAGACACTGCCGCGCGCGCTGCATGCGCGCCACGCACGCCACGTTCGTCTGGAGACTCCCGTCCGCGCCATCGAGCGGCGCGGCAGCACTTACGAGGTCACGACCGACGACGACCGCATTGCAGCGCGGCATGTCGTCATCACCACGCCCGCGCGCCCGGCAGCGGCGCTTCTCGCGGGCGTCGCCCCCGATGCGTCGGCGCGTGTCGCGACACTGAAGTACAACCCGCTCACCGTAGTGCACCTGCACGCAGAGACCGACCTGCACGGCCTCGGCTACCAGGTCTCACTCGCCGAACCGCTCGTCACGCGCGGCGTCACGTGGAACGACTCCCTGTTCGGCCGCCGGAACGTCTATACCGTCTATCTCGGCGGAGCGAAGAATCCGTGGATCGCGGACGAGAGCCCGGCACGCGCAGGCGAGATTGCCGTCGCGGAGTTCCGCACCGCCACCGGTCATGATGCGGCGGTGCTGTCCGTACAGCAGGAGAGAATGCCGGCGTGGGACCGGAGCTGGTCGTCGATTCAGGGGTTGTCGCTGCCGGCCGGGATACACATCCATGCCAACTGGATGGCGCGGCCGGGGATCCCCGGCCGCCTGGCCGTCGCCCGCCGTCTCGCGCAGAGTCTGACGGCATAA
- the thyX gene encoding FAD-dependent thymidylate synthase encodes MDTKRPTNPAAEEILGQYFPVLDHGFVSLVDYMGTDDSIERAARVSYGYGTRRASQTRGLIRYLRRHRHTTPSEMVELKFHCAMPMFVARQWIRHRTANVNEYSGRYSLMPLLYYTPRPEDFALQSSQNNQGRSEQAADAVLYEEATARWERMREEASGAYGWLVGQDVAREIARIELPLSTYTQWYWKIDLHNLLHFLTLRVDPHAQLEIRAFAEIMAGMVKRVAPLSYEAWVDYDVAGGHFSRGELGALRALLEAGEAGVRARAGVSLDMDGLALHGLSAREARELLAKLQERPRPDYDLDLGLMQPPQEVEARMSAAVPQVDRPTEV; translated from the coding sequence ATGGATACGAAGCGACCGACCAATCCCGCCGCCGAGGAGATCCTCGGGCAGTACTTCCCCGTCCTGGATCACGGCTTCGTGTCGCTGGTCGATTACATGGGGACGGACGACAGCATCGAGCGCGCCGCGCGCGTCAGCTACGGCTACGGCACGCGTCGCGCCAGCCAGACGCGCGGACTCATCCGGTATCTGCGACGACATCGTCACACGACGCCGAGCGAGATGGTCGAGCTGAAATTTCACTGCGCAATGCCAATGTTCGTCGCGCGGCAGTGGATCCGGCATCGCACGGCAAACGTGAACGAATACAGCGGCCGCTACTCGCTGATGCCGCTGCTGTACTACACGCCGCGTCCCGAAGACTTCGCGCTTCAGAGCAGCCAGAACAACCAGGGCCGCTCCGAGCAGGCTGCGGATGCGGTGCTCTACGAGGAAGCGACGGCGCGCTGGGAGCGCATGCGGGAGGAGGCCTCCGGTGCGTACGGCTGGCTCGTGGGACAGGACGTGGCGCGCGAGATCGCGCGCATCGAGCTGCCACTCTCGACGTACACGCAGTGGTACTGGAAGATCGACCTGCACAACCTGCTTCACTTCCTCACGCTGCGCGTCGATCCGCACGCACAGCTCGAGATCCGTGCATTCGCGGAGATCATGGCGGGCATGGTGAAACGCGTCGCGCCGCTCTCCTATGAAGCGTGGGTCGATTACGATGTCGCGGGAGGCCATTTCAGTCGTGGTGAGCTGGGCGCGCTGCGTGCGCTGCTGGAAGCGGGCGAGGCGGGCGTGCGTGCGCGCGCTGGTGTGTCGCTCGACATGGACGGGTTGGCGCTGCACGGCTTGTCAGCCCGCGAGGCGCGCGAGCTGCTCGCCAAGCTGCAGGAACGGCCCAGACCCGACTACGACCTGGACCTGGGCCTCATGCAGCCGCCACAGGAGGTAGAGGCGCGCATGAGCGCCGCCGTTCCGCAAGTCGATCGGCCGACGGAAGTCTGA
- a CDS encoding DMT family transporter: protein MHDERPGRQPIPRGLRYMATGAFFFSVMSLLVKLAGQRVPSQEIVLARSLIMAVISFVALRSRRIPVLGERRRLLVVRGLLGFGALSCFYYALVHLPLADATVIQYTNPAFAAVFAVFVLGERMRIREVLCIALSITGVLLVARPGFLFGAGTGLDPIAASIALLGAILSAAAYVTVRLLAAEHHLVVIFYFAIISSLGSLPGTLVNAVVPGALELLLLLGVGISTQLGQIYMTRGLHLERAGRATATSLVQIVFAGVWGALFFAQIPGPAGLVGAGLIVAGVLLLGRN from the coding sequence ATGCACGACGAACGGCCGGGCCGGCAGCCCATTCCGCGCGGGCTGCGCTACATGGCGACCGGCGCATTCTTCTTCAGCGTGATGAGCCTGCTCGTGAAGCTGGCGGGGCAGCGTGTACCGAGCCAGGAGATCGTGCTGGCGCGCTCGCTCATCATGGCCGTGATCAGTTTCGTCGCATTGCGCAGTCGACGCATACCGGTACTGGGTGAGCGGCGCCGCCTGCTGGTGGTGCGCGGGCTGCTCGGATTCGGCGCACTCAGCTGCTTCTATTACGCGCTCGTCCATCTGCCTCTCGCTGATGCCACGGTCATCCAGTACACGAACCCCGCGTTCGCGGCCGTGTTTGCAGTCTTCGTCCTGGGTGAGCGCATGCGCATCCGCGAAGTGCTCTGCATCGCATTGAGCATCACCGGGGTCCTGCTCGTCGCCCGTCCGGGGTTCCTGTTCGGCGCCGGTACCGGTCTGGACCCGATCGCCGCCAGCATCGCCCTGCTCGGTGCAATCCTGAGTGCGGCCGCGTATGTGACGGTCCGCCTCCTCGCCGCCGAGCACCACCTCGTCGTCATCTTCTACTTTGCGATCATCAGCTCTCTCGGCTCATTGCCGGGGACGCTGGTGAATGCCGTGGTGCCCGGTGCGCTCGAGCTGCTGCTCCTCCTCGGCGTCGGCATCAGCACCCAGCTCGGCCAGATCTACATGACGCGGGGCCTGCATCTCGAACGTGCCGGCCGCGCCACCGCCACGTCGCTCGTCCAGATCGTCTTCGCCGGCGTCTGGGGCGCTCTGTTCTTCGCGCAGATACCGGGCCCGGCCGGACTGGTCGGCGCGGGACTGATCGTCGCGGGCGTGCTGCTCCTGGGCCGCAACTGA
- a CDS encoding M1 family metallopeptidase has protein sequence MVNMLVLPLLLAGLAAQDPAGVTAMRDTAYFQQHIDYRIEARLDESAEVLNGRLRLHYRNNAPASLDTLWFHLHLNAFRPNSAWARRELEYGERRFTDLGPDEHAFERVQHVSVGGVDITPIYPGAPDSTVMAVPLPQPVQSGDSVVVDISWDARPSTLPRRQGRRDRHYDFAQWYPRVAVYDRGGWAVQPLMPQGEFYGEFGNFDVSLDVAADQVIGATGVPVEGDPGWAAAAAVPGTEPRFRRDVYTPTSAASLGLLSDAPAEDRKHVRWRAEDVHHFAWTTNPDYIYEQDAHGDIAVHVLYQPGDTAWANGVAAGRTVDALEFFEGIFGPYPWPQITNVHRIENGGTEFPMMVMDGSASEGLILHEVGHNFAHGILANNEWREGWMDEGFVSYLTNWAHEEAGRAVNWENSLNGIRRLEQAGRTQPIALPSAEFRDPATYSAMTYTKPSLVFRMLHWMVGDDVFRAALREYYAEKALEHVTEADLRKAFNTASPENLDWFFDQWIHTTETLDYRLGDVSLEQAADGSWVTRAEVIREGGIWMPVDIRAGDSVYRLTTREPRQAVTITTAERPERVTIDPDNILLDVDPANNSKPLPR, from the coding sequence ATGGTGAACATGCTGGTGCTCCCACTCCTGCTCGCCGGTCTCGCTGCCCAGGACCCGGCCGGCGTGACCGCGATGCGCGACACCGCGTATTTTCAGCAGCATATCGACTACCGGATCGAGGCCCGCCTCGATGAATCCGCCGAGGTCCTCAACGGCCGCCTGCGTCTGCATTATCGAAACAACGCGCCCGCCAGCCTCGACACACTCTGGTTCCACCTGCACCTCAATGCGTTCCGCCCGAACAGCGCGTGGGCGCGTCGCGAGCTGGAATACGGGGAGCGGCGGTTCACCGACCTCGGTCCCGATGAGCACGCGTTCGAGCGCGTACAGCATGTGTCCGTCGGCGGCGTCGACATCACGCCGATCTATCCCGGTGCTCCGGATTCGACGGTCATGGCCGTGCCGCTCCCGCAGCCCGTCCAGTCCGGTGACAGCGTCGTTGTCGACATCTCCTGGGACGCGCGGCCGTCCACGCTGCCGCGCAGACAGGGCCGTCGCGACAGGCACTATGATTTTGCCCAGTGGTATCCCCGTGTGGCCGTCTACGATCGCGGTGGCTGGGCCGTGCAGCCGCTCATGCCGCAAGGCGAGTTCTACGGCGAGTTCGGGAACTTCGATGTGAGCCTCGACGTGGCCGCCGATCAGGTGATCGGCGCGACCGGCGTTCCTGTCGAGGGCGATCCGGGCTGGGCCGCGGCCGCGGCTGTTCCCGGGACCGAGCCCCGGTTCCGGCGAGACGTGTACACGCCCACCAGCGCCGCGTCGCTCGGGTTGCTCAGCGACGCACCTGCCGAGGATCGCAAGCACGTGCGCTGGCGGGCTGAAGATGTGCACCATTTCGCCTGGACAACGAACCCGGACTACATCTACGAGCAGGACGCACACGGCGACATCGCCGTGCACGTCCTGTATCAGCCGGGCGACACGGCGTGGGCCAACGGCGTCGCCGCAGGCCGGACCGTGGATGCACTGGAATTCTTCGAGGGGATCTTCGGACCCTACCCGTGGCCGCAGATCACGAACGTGCACCGCATCGAGAACGGCGGCACCGAGTTCCCGATGATGGTGATGGACGGATCCGCTTCGGAGGGGCTGATCCTGCACGAGGTCGGGCACAACTTCGCGCACGGCATTCTCGCGAACAACGAGTGGCGCGAGGGCTGGATGGATGAAGGCTTCGTATCATATCTGACGAACTGGGCCCACGAGGAAGCGGGCCGGGCGGTCAACTGGGAGAACTCGCTCAACGGCATCCGCCGGCTCGAGCAGGCCGGTCGAACGCAGCCGATCGCTCTGCCGTCCGCCGAGTTCCGTGATCCGGCCACGTACAGCGCCATGACTTACACCAAGCCGTCCCTCGTCTTCCGCATGCTGCACTGGATGGTGGGCGATGATGTGTTCCGTGCGGCGCTGCGCGAGTACTACGCCGAGAAGGCGCTGGAGCATGTGACGGAAGCCGATCTGCGGAAGGCGTTCAATACCGCCAGTCCCGAGAATCTGGACTGGTTCTTCGACCAGTGGATCCACACGACCGAAACGCTGGATTACAGGCTCGGGGACGTGAGCCTGGAGCAGGCCGCCGATGGCAGCTGGGTCACACGTGCAGAGGTCATCCGCGAGGGCGGTATCTGGATGCCGGTGGATATCCGCGCCGGCGACTCCGTCTACCGCCTCACGACCCGCGAGCCGCGCCAGGCCGTGACGATCACGACCGCGGAGCGGCCGGAGAGGGTGACGATCGATCCGGACAACATCCTGCTCGACGTCGACCCGGCCAACAACTCGAAGCCCCTGCCGCGCTGA